Proteins from a genomic interval of Cyanobacteria bacterium GSL.Bin1:
- a CDS encoding tetratricopeptide repeat protein: protein MKRFIPFLFSLGVLITPQLGVMANETTTEAVNRDNQQLLSRAAHYQAWTLRGNEALEKGNYDRAIALYDQAIAIDGQQPLAWEQRGDALTQKGQYQAALEAYNEALNLAEEKQPQLQEKVEAIHEKWAQQLQG, encoded by the coding sequence ATGAAACGATTTATTCCCTTTTTATTTAGTCTTGGCGTGCTAATTACCCCACAATTAGGCGTAATGGCAAACGAAACAACAACGGAAGCCGTGAATCGGGATAACCAGCAATTGCTCTCGCGTGCTGCTCATTATCAAGCGTGGACCTTACGGGGCAATGAAGCCTTAGAAAAGGGCAACTATGATCGCGCGATCGCGCTTTATGATCAAGCCATTGCTATTGATGGTCAGCAACCCTTAGCTTGGGAACAGCGGGGAGATGCCCTGACTCAAAAAGGTCAATATCAAGCAGCACTAGAAGCGTATAATGAAGCTCTGAATTTGGCAGAGGAAAAACAACCGCAATTGCAAGAAAAAGTGGAAGCCATTCATGAAAAATGGGCGCAACAATTACAAGGTTAA
- a CDS encoding AAA family ATPase, with amino-acid sequence MLIRFRAENLYSFKEEIEFSMIPSPEKNHAHHIFPKKKKNDIRLNRFATIYGANAGGKSNLVKVIKFAQDMVLEGVKPKAMIPIQRFRLSQDCLNFPAKFAIEFKVGKQMYEYGFELDSRLIYKEWLINFTRHSEHQLFERTTDSNGKAKFNFGSFFKKLDKKAQLLLEVFGEGTLPNQLFLNQSIEQNISYFQPAYEWFRRVLTIIEPMEPYIPVEFQMDQHETFQDFLGKILRDADTGITSIETEEISLDDSNDFPEDAEELIKERLSDADGFFVKAPKFRFAAIKKDEQIHILKLVPIHTISNQRGKVSFEFYEESDGTQRLIDLSPILYELLLSGEDDERVFIVDEFDRSLHPQLSRMIVELHLDEENSTHPSQLIVTTHQTNILDLDLLRRDEIWFVEKKPETGSTDLYSLYDFQPSQSKNIRKDYLYGRYGAIPFLGNIRALQLPVKK; translated from the coding sequence ATGTTAATTCGCTTTCGCGCAGAAAATCTATATTCATTCAAAGAGGAAATAGAGTTTAGTATGATTCCATCTCCAGAAAAGAATCATGCTCATCACATTTTTCCAAAGAAAAAGAAGAATGACATTAGATTAAATCGCTTTGCTACCATATACGGGGCGAATGCTGGGGGAAAATCGAACCTAGTAAAAGTTATTAAATTTGCTCAAGATATGGTTTTAGAAGGAGTCAAACCAAAAGCAATGATTCCGATCCAACGTTTTCGTCTAAGCCAAGATTGTCTTAACTTTCCTGCTAAATTTGCAATTGAATTTAAAGTAGGAAAGCAAATGTATGAGTATGGATTTGAACTTGATTCACGCTTGATTTATAAAGAATGGTTAATTAACTTTACACGTCATTCAGAACATCAATTATTTGAGCGTACTACAGATTCTAATGGTAAAGCAAAGTTTAACTTTGGTTCATTCTTTAAAAAACTTGATAAAAAAGCACAACTACTGCTTGAAGTTTTCGGAGAAGGAACACTACCCAATCAACTTTTTTTAAATCAAAGTATTGAACAAAATATTAGTTATTTTCAACCTGCTTATGAATGGTTTCGTAGAGTTCTTACTATTATTGAGCCAATGGAACCATATATTCCTGTAGAATTTCAAATGGATCAGCATGAGACATTTCAAGATTTTCTTGGTAAGATTTTACGCGATGCTGATACTGGTATTACGTCTATCGAAACTGAAGAAATTAGTCTTGATGATTCCAATGATTTTCCTGAAGATGCAGAAGAATTAATTAAAGAAAGATTATCAGATGCAGATGGTTTTTTCGTGAAAGCACCAAAATTTAGATTTGCAGCAATAAAAAAAGATGAGCAAATTCATATTTTAAAACTAGTACCTATTCACACCATTTCTAATCAAAGAGGAAAAGTATCATTTGAGTTTTACGAAGAATCTGATGGAACTCAGAGATTAATAGATTTATCTCCTATTTTATATGAGTTGTTATTATCAGGAGAAGATGATGAACGTGTTTTTATCGTCGATGAGTTTGATCGTAGTTTACATCCTCAACTCTCTCGAATGATTGTTGAACTTCATCTTGATGAGGAAAATTCTACTCATCCTAGTCAGTTGATTGTCACAACACATCAAACGAATATTCTGGACTTAGATTTATTACGTCGAGACGAAATTTGGTTTGTAGAGAAAAAGCCAGAAACAGGTTCAACAGACCTTTACTCTTTATATGATTTCCAACCTTCTCAAAGTAAAAATATACGGAAAGATTATCTTTATGGAAGATATGGAGCAATTCCTTTCTTAGGAAACATTCGTGCTTTACAATTACCAGTTAAGAAATAA
- a CDS encoding phosphotransferase, with amino-acid sequence MWTEIAQEIAQATGKPFAIKDRHSVGGGSINQSYAITDGTDTYFLKFNSASEYEMFAAEAVGLKEMYDTHTIRIPQPICWGTTDNAAYIVMEWLEFGRGGGSQVWETMGKQLAEMHRKGIAEQFGWHRNNTIGSTPQINTWLDNWADFFAEHRIGYQVRLAKRRGGNYPDTKKVVEKVREVLADHQPQPSLVHGDLWGGNAAVTKDGEPVILDPATYYGDREVDIAMSELFGGFPAGFYQGYNVAWELDAGYKQRKELYNLYHILNHFNLFGGGYGSQASRIIDRLMRN; translated from the coding sequence ATGTGGACAGAGATTGCCCAAGAAATTGCCCAAGCAACTGGAAAACCCTTTGCGATTAAAGACCGTCATTCGGTTGGGGGCGGTTCGATTAATCAAAGTTATGCCATTACAGATGGTACCGACACTTATTTTCTGAAGTTTAACAGCGCTTCCGAGTACGAAATGTTTGCCGCCGAAGCAGTGGGATTAAAAGAAATGTATGACACCCACACGATTCGGATTCCACAGCCCATCTGTTGGGGCACCACAGACAATGCAGCCTATATTGTTATGGAATGGCTTGAATTTGGACGCGGTGGCGGTTCTCAAGTTTGGGAGACCATGGGAAAACAACTCGCCGAGATGCACCGGAAAGGCATCGCGGAACAATTTGGTTGGCATCGCAATAATACGATTGGTTCTACCCCGCAAATTAATACTTGGCTGGATAATTGGGCAGACTTCTTTGCTGAACATCGCATTGGCTATCAGGTGCGATTAGCGAAACGACGAGGCGGAAACTATCCCGATACGAAAAAAGTTGTGGAGAAGGTGCGGGAGGTGTTAGCGGATCATCAACCGCAACCGTCGCTGGTGCATGGCGACTTGTGGGGTGGTAATGCTGCCGTGACGAAAGATGGGGAACCAGTCATTCTTGATCCGGCAACTTATTACGGCGATCGCGAAGTCGATATTGCCATGAGCGAATTATTTGGCGGCTTTCCCGCAGGGTTTTATCAAGGCTACAATGTGGCTTGGGAACTGGATGCCGGTTACAAACAACGGAAAGAACTCTACAATCTTTATCACATCCTCAACCACTTCAATCTCTTTGGTGGCGGTTACGGTTCCCAAGCCAGCCGCATTATTGACCGTTTAATGCGCAATTAA
- a CDS encoding alanine racemase, with product MVLSQNGVKVSSQSSLNTDRAWVEINETALSHNVKAIKQLLSPDTRLMAVVKADAYGHGAVKVAKTVINAGGDAFAVATLQEGIDLRLAEITAPILVLGAINTVEEIQALSRWHLEPTLCSPQQGRFFAETLRKMGKTLPVHLKLDTGMSRLGVLWEDAVSFVSSIRGYPELEIKSLYSHLATADEKDDTFMRLQRERFESAIAQLKTINFTPPCLHLANSAATLRDARFHYDLVRIGLALYGLSPSPELAGITRLKPALQVKARITQIKDLPAGAGVSYGHQFVTDRPCRIAVVGIGYADGVPRNLSNRLKVLLKEKRVSQIGAITMDQLMLDVTHCDNVQPGDMVTLIGEEGQDRITAEDWAQALGTISWEILCGFKHRLPRIITSVTDSD from the coding sequence ATGGTCTTAAGTCAAAATGGTGTTAAGGTGTCCTCTCAGTCATCCTTAAACACCGATCGCGCTTGGGTAGAAATTAATGAAACCGCCTTATCCCATAATGTAAAAGCGATCAAACAATTATTATCCCCAGACACCCGCTTGATGGCGGTGGTGAAAGCTGATGCGTATGGTCATGGTGCGGTAAAAGTGGCAAAAACTGTAATCAATGCGGGAGGAGATGCCTTTGCTGTAGCAACCTTACAAGAAGGAATTGATCTCCGTCTAGCTGAGATTACTGCACCCATTCTCGTCTTAGGGGCGATTAATACAGTAGAAGAGATTCAAGCCCTCAGTCGTTGGCATTTAGAACCCACTTTGTGTTCCCCGCAACAAGGGCGTTTTTTCGCGGAAACTTTACGAAAAATGGGAAAAACCTTACCCGTCCATTTAAAGTTAGACACAGGAATGTCGCGTTTAGGGGTACTGTGGGAAGATGCCGTTTCTTTTGTCTCTTCGATTCGAGGATATCCAGAATTAGAAATCAAGAGTCTTTACTCTCATTTAGCGACCGCCGATGAAAAAGATGATACGTTTATGCGGTTACAGCGGGAACGATTTGAAAGCGCGATCGCGCAATTAAAAACCATTAACTTTACGCCACCCTGTCTCCATCTTGCCAACTCTGCTGCCACTTTACGAGATGCCCGTTTTCACTATGATTTAGTGCGCATCGGCTTAGCCCTTTATGGCTTGTCTCCTTCCCCAGAATTAGCAGGAATTACCCGCCTCAAACCCGCTTTACAAGTTAAAGCTCGTATTACCCAAATTAAAGACCTCCCTGCGGGTGCTGGGGTTAGCTATGGACATCAATTTGTTACGGATCGCCCCTGTCGCATTGCGGTTGTGGGAATTGGCTATGCCGACGGTGTTCCTCGCAATCTGTCTAACCGTTTAAAAGTGCTTTTAAAGGAAAAAAGAGTGTCCCAAATTGGTGCAATTACAATGGATCAATTAATGTTAGATGTGACTCATTGTGACAATGTCCAACCGGGAGATATGGTGACTTTAATTGGAGAAGAAGGTCAAGATCGGATTACAGCAGAAGACTGGGCACAAGCGTTGGGAACCATTTCTTGGGAAATTTTATGCGGGTTTAAACATCGCCTCCCTCGGATTATTACGTCAGTTACTGATTCAGATTGA
- the tatC gene encoding twin-arginine translocase subunit TatC encodes MSPVETPTETDRAQENYLNEIPNETEMSIFDHLEELRWRIFYSLIAVGVGIIGCFIFVRPIVEALQVPAQGVKFLQLAPGEYFFVSIKVAGYSGLLVASPFIVYQILLFIIPGLTRKERRLLVPVMVGSTLLFGVGLVFAYYALVPAALKFFINYGEDVVDQMWSIDKYFRFVLLLLFSTALAFQIPIIQVLLGLLRIVSSQTMISGWRYIVLGSVVLGAILTPSTDPMTQSLLAGAVLGLYFGGIGVVKLLGR; translated from the coding sequence ATGTCCCCAGTCGAAACTCCTACAGAAACTGATCGCGCTCAAGAAAACTATCTGAATGAAATCCCGAATGAAACCGAGATGTCGATTTTTGACCATCTCGAAGAACTCCGCTGGCGGATCTTTTATTCCTTGATTGCAGTGGGTGTCGGGATTATTGGCTGCTTTATTTTTGTACGACCGATTGTGGAAGCCTTACAAGTTCCCGCGCAAGGGGTAAAATTTTTGCAACTGGCGCCCGGTGAATACTTTTTTGTGTCAATCAAAGTTGCCGGTTACAGTGGCTTACTGGTAGCAAGCCCGTTTATTGTTTATCAAATTCTGTTATTTATTATTCCCGGCTTGACACGAAAAGAACGTCGTCTCCTGGTTCCGGTGATGGTCGGGTCAACTTTACTCTTCGGCGTGGGCTTAGTCTTTGCTTATTATGCTTTAGTTCCTGCTGCATTGAAGTTCTTTATTAACTACGGTGAGGATGTTGTTGACCAAATGTGGTCGATTGATAAATATTTTCGCTTCGTTCTCTTGTTGCTGTTTAGTACCGCTTTGGCATTTCAAATTCCGATTATTCAAGTGCTGTTAGGACTCTTAAGAATTGTCTCTTCCCAAACCATGATTTCCGGATGGCGGTATATTGTCCTAGGTTCGGTGGTACTCGGTGCAATTTTGACTCCTTCAACTGATCCAATGACTCAATCTCTCCTGGCTGGGGCTGTTTTAGGCTTATACTTCGGCGGCATTGGTGTTGTCAAACTCCTCGGAAGATAA
- a CDS encoding DUF1669 domain-containing protein codes for MFNRYLLLSVVSSFLLTLSSCRGQNQTTEMIRPQPLPQDPLIQAYFNHNYAQGANYTDPYRQQERPGDNLEQIIIEEISSAQESIVVAVQEFRLPKIAQALAEKQREGVEVRVLVENNYRRPWSRYSQSEVAQMTQRNQSRYQAGFDFIDLNQDGTLTPTEIEARDALIILENAGIPILDDTADGSKGSGLMHHKFMVIDETMLVATSANFTLSGIHGDLNNLDTQGNANNLLTIKSEPLAKIFLEEFNLMWGDGVGGNQDSQFGLNKKIREFSSLQVGDSTVEVHFSPLSETQPWIKSSNGFISQQLAEAETTVNLALFVFTDQKIVNTLAQVHQKGAMVQGLIDSGFAYRYYSEGLDMLGVALLRNCQEEANNQPWSSPISTVGVSELAKGDKLHHKFAVIDQKIVVTGSHNWSASANHKNDEFVLVIQNPTVAAHYEREFKQLYDRAILGIPQRVQQRINSQKQSCGKQ; via the coding sequence ATGTTCAATCGCTATTTGCTCTTATCGGTTGTTAGCAGTTTTCTCTTGACCTTAAGTAGTTGTAGGGGTCAGAATCAGACCACTGAAATGATTCGCCCACAACCGCTTCCTCAAGATCCGTTGATTCAAGCTTACTTTAATCACAATTATGCTCAAGGAGCGAACTATACTGATCCCTATCGGCAACAAGAACGCCCAGGAGATAACTTAGAACAAATTATTATTGAGGAAATTTCATCTGCCCAGGAAAGTATTGTGGTGGCAGTACAAGAATTTCGTCTCCCGAAAATTGCTCAGGCTTTAGCGGAAAAACAGCGGGAAGGAGTTGAGGTGCGGGTGCTGGTGGAAAATAACTATCGTCGTCCTTGGAGTCGTTATTCTCAAAGTGAAGTTGCTCAGATGACGCAACGGAATCAAAGTCGCTATCAGGCAGGATTTGACTTTATTGATCTTAACCAAGATGGAACGCTCACCCCAACCGAAATTGAAGCCCGTGATGCCTTAATTATTTTAGAGAACGCAGGAATTCCGATTCTGGATGATACAGCAGATGGCAGTAAAGGCAGTGGTTTAATGCACCACAAGTTTATGGTTATTGATGAAACAATGCTGGTGGCAACGTCTGCCAACTTTACGTTGAGTGGGATCCATGGCGATTTAAATAACCTCGATACGCAAGGGAATGCCAATAATTTATTAACGATTAAAAGTGAGCCTCTCGCCAAAATCTTCTTAGAAGAATTTAATTTAATGTGGGGGGATGGTGTGGGGGGAAACCAAGATAGTCAGTTTGGTTTAAATAAAAAAATCCGCGAATTTTCTTCCTTACAAGTGGGTGATAGCACAGTAGAAGTTCATTTTTCACCGCTTTCGGAAACGCAGCCCTGGATCAAAAGTAGTAATGGTTTCATTAGCCAACAATTAGCAGAGGCGGAAACAACTGTGAATTTGGCTTTATTTGTTTTTACTGATCAGAAAATAGTGAATACTTTGGCACAAGTCCATCAAAAGGGCGCGATGGTTCAGGGATTAATTGATTCTGGATTTGCCTATCGCTACTACAGTGAAGGTTTAGATATGTTAGGAGTGGCTTTATTACGAAATTGCCAAGAAGAAGCCAATAATCAGCCTTGGTCGTCTCCGATTTCTACAGTAGGCGTTTCTGAACTTGCTAAAGGCGATAAATTACACCATAAATTTGCAGTGATTGACCAAAAAATAGTTGTTACCGGTTCCCATAATTGGTCAGCCTCAGCCAACCATAAAAATGATGAATTTGTTCTAGTGATTCAGAATCCTACGGTTGCTGCCCATTATGAACGAGAATTCAAACAATTGTATGATCGCGCTATCTTAGGAATTCCTCAACGGGTTCAGCAACGGATTAACTCTCAAAAACAATCCTGTGGCAAGCAGTAA
- a CDS encoding RloB domain-containing protein, translating to MAKQQRAFTRKSKKRKINKVYLIATEGEKTEEIYFNIFKSPEYRKNVQIKILRTKKGNSSPQAVMKRLYNEVSKKNLDLKLGDELWVIIDHDAIHPDGHTKEQLQEIIDQCNKRENYFCAISNPSFELWLLLHQETPKTPPQTKLCEKELTKLLGKEYDKAKYDVSKLEPHIQDAINHAKQLDTCQLPTTTGTGVYRLVEKLIQN from the coding sequence ATGGCTAAGCAGCAAAGAGCTTTTACTAGAAAATCTAAAAAACGAAAAATAAATAAAGTTTACCTAATTGCAACAGAAGGTGAGAAAACAGAAGAGATATATTTCAACATTTTTAAAAGTCCAGAATATAGAAAGAATGTTCAAATCAAAATACTACGAACAAAAAAAGGAAATTCTTCTCCACAAGCTGTTATGAAACGTCTTTACAATGAAGTAAGTAAGAAGAATCTTGATCTCAAGTTAGGAGATGAGTTATGGGTTATTATTGATCATGATGCAATTCATCCAGATGGGCATACTAAGGAACAACTTCAAGAAATTATTGATCAGTGTAATAAAAGAGAAAACTATTTTTGTGCAATTAGCAATCCTTCCTTTGAACTCTGGCTTCTCCTACATCAGGAAACGCCTAAAACACCTCCTCAGACTAAATTGTGTGAAAAAGAGTTAACTAAGTTATTGGGAAAAGAATATGATAAAGCCAAGTATGACGTGAGTAAATTAGAACCCCACATTCAAGACGCAATCAATCATGCAAAACAGTTAGATACTTGTCAACTTCCAACTACAACAGGTACTGGAGTCTATAGATTAGTAGAGAAACTCATTCAAAATTAA
- a CDS encoding extracellular solute-binding protein — MLNRRKFLLMALFATIAPILESCSVGNNSLTIRVLKDSIPSQLLGNFHKQFQLNRQLDIKPVSQLESLYEFLEKLAQEESKKTANLVTLGDIWLQKAINENLIQPLSVASVNNWQRLPPSWQQLVRRDAQGNVDQTGQIWGAPYRWGSTVLAYRKDKFREAGYNLPTDWQDLWREELRDRVSLLDQPREVIGLTLKKLGYSYNTTDLDKVPNLKTELATLHQQIKFYSSQAYLQPLVLADTWLAVGWSSDVLQLQTRYPDIEAVIPTSGTALWADVWVQPSSQQSLSEPMSQWINFCWEMEAASQIGLFTNASSPILLNTKREKLPKTLQQDALRIPQPTLLEKSEFLLPLSPQTKEQYRRIWQDMRTNSL, encoded by the coding sequence ATGTTAAACCGTCGTAAATTTTTATTAATGGCTCTATTTGCCACCATTGCCCCGATTTTGGAATCTTGTAGTGTTGGCAACAATTCCCTGACGATCCGAGTGTTAAAAGACTCAATTCCATCCCAACTTTTAGGTAACTTTCACAAGCAATTTCAACTCAACCGACAGTTAGATATAAAACCGGTATCGCAGCTAGAAAGTCTTTATGAATTTCTAGAAAAGTTAGCGCAAGAAGAAAGTAAAAAAACGGCAAATTTGGTGACATTAGGTGATATTTGGCTGCAAAAAGCTATTAATGAAAACTTAATTCAACCTTTAAGTGTCGCTTCCGTGAACAATTGGCAAAGGTTGCCGCCTTCTTGGCAACAGTTAGTGCGACGAGATGCACAAGGCAATGTTGATCAAACAGGTCAAATTTGGGGAGCACCCTATCGCTGGGGAAGTACAGTACTTGCTTACCGAAAAGATAAGTTTCGTGAAGCTGGATATAATCTGCCAACCGATTGGCAAGATTTGTGGCGGGAAGAATTGCGCGATCGCGTTTCTTTACTCGATCAACCCCGAGAAGTAATTGGATTAACGCTAAAAAAACTGGGATACTCTTATAACACAACCGATTTGGACAAAGTTCCCAATTTAAAAACAGAATTAGCCACCTTACATCAACAAATTAAATTTTATAGTTCTCAAGCCTACCTTCAGCCCTTGGTTTTAGCGGATACCTGGTTAGCAGTCGGTTGGTCGAGCGATGTTCTCCAGTTACAAACTCGTTATCCGGATATCGAAGCGGTTATCCCGACTTCTGGAACGGCACTTTGGGCAGATGTGTGGGTTCAACCTTCGAGTCAGCAAAGTCTTTCTGAACCCATGTCGCAATGGATTAACTTTTGCTGGGAAATGGAAGCGGCAAGTCAAATTGGACTATTTACCAATGCTTCTTCGCCAATTTTACTCAATACCAAGCGTGAAAAGTTACCTAAAACCTTACAACAAGATGCTTTACGGATTCCGCAACCCACTTTGTTGGAAAAAAGTGAATTCTTATTGCCTTTATCTCCTCAAACCAAAGAACAATATCGAAGGATTTGGCAAGACATGCGAACCAACAGTCTCTAA
- a CDS encoding Hsp70 family protein, with translation MTESANYAIDFGTSNTVITRWNATTEQAEVVLLSGISQQLPNNPPLIPSLLYVEDANQEQVVVGQAVRDRALDVKSDPRFFRGFKRGIAAPVQGFLPELDGKTVDFEQAGEWFLQCLTQQLQAEAKTNIESLVLTVPVDSFEAYRNWLTQVCAHLEAKQVRLLDEPTAAALGYGTTQDDVLLVIDFGGGTVDFSLVQLNLGEEGKQPLGFILKWGDKLLGEKSSQKVKTARVYGKAGANLGGGDIDDWLVDYFAKTQGIEKSALTTRLAERLKVQLSSQEHAEEVYFDEVTLDTLELKLERDRFEEILRENQFFEQLDDLMTQVLQQGRRNGIEVAEIQSVLLVGGTVQIPALQQWLEQYFNPSKIKCDRPFSAIASGALQLAQGFQLQDFLYHSYGIRYWNYRENKHSWHPIIKAGQPYPMATPVELTLGASVENQPSLELIIGELGSESSGRTEVYFDGNRLVTRTLDDSETNVIPLNEDAKTIANLNPAGSPGRDRVKIQFWVDQQRSLRITVEDLLTEQVLLQERVVTELS, from the coding sequence ATGACGGAAAGCGCAAACTACGCGATTGATTTTGGAACTAGCAACACGGTGATTACTCGTTGGAATGCAACGACAGAACAAGCAGAAGTCGTTCTCCTCTCAGGAATTTCTCAACAGTTACCGAATAACCCGCCGTTAATTCCAAGTTTGCTGTATGTGGAAGATGCAAACCAAGAACAAGTTGTCGTCGGTCAAGCGGTGCGCGATCGCGCTCTCGATGTGAAATCCGATCCCCGTTTTTTCCGTGGGTTTAAGCGGGGAATTGCGGCGCCAGTGCAAGGGTTTCTCCCGGAATTAGATGGAAAAACCGTTGATTTTGAACAGGCGGGGGAATGGTTTTTGCAATGTTTAACCCAGCAGCTGCAAGCGGAAGCGAAAACGAATATCGAGTCGTTGGTGTTAACGGTTCCCGTAGATAGTTTTGAAGCGTATCGCAATTGGTTAACGCAAGTTTGCGCCCATCTTGAAGCGAAACAAGTCCGTTTGCTAGATGAACCCACTGCTGCAGCCTTAGGCTATGGAACCACTCAGGATGATGTTTTACTAGTGATTGACTTTGGCGGCGGAACCGTTGATTTCTCTCTTGTTCAACTTAATCTGGGAGAAGAAGGGAAACAACCCCTCGGCTTTATCTTGAAATGGGGAGATAAGTTACTGGGAGAAAAGTCCTCGCAGAAGGTAAAAACGGCGCGAGTCTACGGGAAAGCAGGGGCAAATTTAGGCGGCGGGGATATTGATGATTGGTTGGTGGATTATTTTGCCAAGACACAGGGAATTGAGAAGTCAGCGTTAACGACACGGTTGGCGGAACGTTTGAAAGTCCAATTATCCTCTCAAGAACACGCCGAAGAAGTCTATTTTGATGAAGTAACTCTAGATACCCTGGAATTAAAATTAGAGCGCGATCGCTTTGAGGAAATTTTACGGGAGAATCAGTTTTTTGAGCAACTAGATGATTTGATGACCCAAGTGTTGCAACAAGGGCGACGCAATGGGATTGAAGTGGCAGAAATTCAGTCCGTGTTGCTAGTTGGGGGAACGGTACAAATTCCCGCACTACAACAATGGTTAGAACAGTATTTTAACCCGAGTAAAATTAAATGTGATCGTCCCTTTAGCGCGATCGCGTCTGGTGCGTTACAACTGGCCCAAGGGTTTCAACTGCAAGATTTTCTCTATCACAGCTATGGCATTCGTTACTGGAACTATCGCGAAAATAAACACAGTTGGCATCCCATTATTAAAGCCGGACAACCTTATCCCATGGCAACCCCTGTGGAATTAACCCTTGGGGCTTCGGTTGAAAATCAGCCCAGTCTTGAACTCATTATCGGGGAACTGGGGTCAGAAAGTAGTGGACGCACCGAAGTCTATTTTGATGGCAATCGTCTCGTTACACGAACCTTAGATGACTCGGAAACTAATGTCATTCCTTTAAATGAAGATGCCAAAACGATTGCGAATTTAAATCCAGCAGGAAGTCCAGGGCGCGATCGCGTTAAAATTCAATTTTGGGTCGATCAGCAGCGATCGTTACGCATTACCGTTGAAGATTTGCTCACCGAACAAGTTTTATTACAAGAACGAGTTGTGACAGAATTAAGTTAA